In Halobaculum magnesiiphilum, the following proteins share a genomic window:
- a CDS encoding SDR family NAD(P)-dependent oxidoreductase, translating into MSVLDSFSLDGETAVVTGAAQGLGRQMASALVDVGADVAIADVNTEKAERTATTLGEGTESAVIAVGVDVTDEASVASMVESVTDRLGPIDVLVNNAGIVENAPAEETDIESWRRVVAVNLDGVFLCAKQVGQRMLERGEGRIVNISSMSGFDVNVPQKQASYNTTKAGVRMLTQSLAVEWGDRGVRVNAIAPGYMRTDLVDEVLEENPEMAEEWVENTPMGRLGRPEELKELVVYLASDASSYMTGSTVVIDGGYTSR; encoded by the coding sequence ATGAGCGTACTCGACAGTTTCTCGCTCGACGGGGAGACGGCGGTCGTCACGGGTGCGGCGCAGGGGCTCGGTCGGCAGATGGCGAGCGCGCTCGTCGACGTGGGGGCCGATGTCGCCATCGCGGACGTGAACACCGAGAAGGCCGAGCGAACGGCGACGACCCTCGGGGAGGGAACCGAATCGGCGGTGATCGCCGTCGGCGTGGACGTAACCGACGAGGCGTCGGTGGCGTCGATGGTCGAATCCGTCACCGACCGGCTCGGCCCGATCGACGTCCTCGTGAACAACGCCGGGATCGTCGAGAACGCCCCGGCCGAGGAGACGGACATCGAGTCGTGGCGGCGCGTCGTCGCCGTCAACCTCGACGGCGTCTTCCTCTGTGCGAAACAGGTCGGCCAACGGATGCTCGAGCGCGGCGAGGGGCGCATCGTCAACATCTCCTCGATGTCCGGCTTCGATGTGAACGTCCCCCAGAAGCAGGCCAGTTACAACACGACGAAGGCCGGCGTCCGGATGTTGACCCAGTCGCTGGCCGTCGAGTGGGGCGACCGCGGCGTCCGGGTCAACGCCATCGCCCCGGGGTACATGCGGACGGACCTCGTCGACGAGGTGTTGGAGGAGAACCCCGAGATGGCCGAGGAGTGGGTGGAGAACACGCCGATGGGGCGGCTCGGTCGCCCGGAGGAGCTCAAGGAACTCGTCGTCTATCTCGCCTCCGACGCCTCCTCGTACATGACGGGGTCGACGGTCGTCATCGACGGCGGGTACACCTCCCGCTGA
- a CDS encoding NAD(P)-dependent alcohol dehydrogenase, translating to MRTVVLREPGQFEMRERDRPEPADDEVLVAVRDVGICGSDVHYYEHGRIGDYVVEDPLVLGHESAGDVVAVGENVETLVPGARVTLEPGVPCRQCRHCKRGEYHLCTDVEFMATPPHDGAFAEYVAWPADFVYELPEAVSLREGALCEPLSVGIHACRRGDVGVGDTVLVTGAGPIGMLAMEAARAAGATDVLVSDVVGSKLDRALDRGADRVIDVTETDLDSAVDEYTDGVGADVVVEASGAEPSIESTLDAVRRGGTVVLVGLADEAEVPLDVLEIIDNELDVHGSFRYANTYDAAVDLLADGTVDVEGIVDFTDPLEEIDAAFRRSMEPDTVKGMISID from the coding sequence ATGCGGACCGTTGTTTTGCGCGAGCCCGGCCAGTTCGAGATGCGGGAACGGGATCGACCGGAGCCGGCCGACGACGAGGTCCTCGTCGCCGTCAGGGACGTGGGCATCTGCGGCTCGGACGTCCACTACTACGAGCACGGTCGGATCGGCGACTACGTCGTCGAGGACCCGCTCGTCCTCGGGCACGAGAGCGCGGGGGACGTGGTCGCCGTCGGCGAGAACGTCGAAACGCTGGTGCCGGGCGCCCGCGTGACGCTCGAACCGGGGGTCCCGTGTCGGCAGTGCCGCCACTGCAAGCGCGGGGAGTACCACCTCTGCACGGACGTCGAGTTCATGGCGACGCCGCCCCACGACGGGGCCTTCGCCGAGTACGTCGCCTGGCCGGCGGACTTCGTCTACGAACTCCCGGAGGCCGTCTCGCTGCGGGAGGGAGCGTTATGTGAGCCGCTGAGCGTCGGGATTCACGCCTGTCGCCGCGGCGATGTCGGCGTCGGCGACACGGTGCTCGTCACGGGCGCCGGCCCGATCGGGATGCTCGCGATGGAGGCCGCACGCGCGGCCGGTGCGACCGACGTCCTCGTCTCCGACGTCGTCGGGTCGAAACTGGACCGCGCGCTCGACCGGGGAGCCGACCGCGTCATCGACGTCACGGAGACCGACCTCGACTCGGCCGTCGACGAGTACACCGACGGCGTCGGCGCGGACGTCGTCGTCGAGGCGTCCGGCGCCGAGCCGTCCATCGAGTCGACGCTCGACGCCGTGCGACGCGGCGGGACGGTCGTCCTCGTCGGGCTCGCCGACGAGGCGGAGGTCCCGCTCGACGTCCTCGAGATCATCGACAACGAACTCGACGTCCACGGGTCGTTCCGCTACGCGAACACCTACGACGCCGCCGTCGACCTCCTCGCCGACGGAACCGTCGACGTGGAGGGGATCGTCGACTTCACCGACCCCCTCGAGGAGATCGACGCCGCGTTCCGACGCTCGATGGAGCCGGACACGGTCAAGGGGATGATATCGATCGACTGA
- the dgoD gene encoding galactonate dehydratase, translating into MHVSDYELFAVPPRWLLLRLETSDGLVGWGEPIVQGRLETVRAAVEELVDVYLLGEDPLRTEHHWRTMYQGGYFRGGPILMSALAGIDQALWDIKGHHYGAPVHELLGGHVRDRVMVHQWIGGEDPAEIAEEAIKRRNQGYRALKLNATAEFAPLEPPAGVETARKRVATVREAVGDDLHLGIDFHGRVSKPMAMRLVEALEPYEPMFVDQPVLPEHTEKLGSIADRTTVPIATGERFYSRYDFKPLLVDDAVSVLQPDVSHVGGITELRKLMTMAEAFDVAVIPHCPLSPIAFAANLQAVFTSHNAVMQEQDLSLHDPSESTGLAYLEDPDTFTFEDGYVERPTGPGLGIDVDEEYVREQSRLDVNWYNPLWYHDDGRIAEW; encoded by the coding sequence ATGCACGTCTCGGATTACGAACTGTTCGCCGTCCCGCCGCGGTGGCTGCTCCTCCGGCTGGAGACGAGTGACGGACTGGTGGGCTGGGGTGAACCCATCGTCCAGGGACGGCTGGAGACGGTCCGAGCGGCCGTCGAGGAACTCGTCGACGTCTATCTCCTCGGCGAGGACCCGCTTCGGACCGAGCACCACTGGCGAACCATGTATCAGGGGGGGTACTTCAGGGGCGGCCCGATCCTCATGAGCGCCCTCGCGGGTATCGATCAGGCGCTGTGGGACATCAAGGGGCACCACTACGGCGCGCCGGTGCACGAACTGCTCGGCGGCCACGTCCGCGACCGGGTCATGGTCCACCAGTGGATCGGCGGCGAGGACCCCGCGGAGATCGCCGAGGAGGCGATCAAGCGTCGCAATCAGGGGTACCGGGCGCTCAAGCTGAACGCGACGGCGGAGTTCGCGCCGCTGGAGCCGCCGGCCGGGGTTGAGACGGCGCGGAAACGCGTCGCGACGGTCCGTGAGGCCGTCGGGGACGACCTCCACCTCGGCATCGACTTCCACGGCCGCGTCTCGAAGCCGATGGCGATGCGACTCGTGGAGGCGCTCGAGCCGTACGAGCCGATGTTCGTCGACCAGCCGGTCCTGCCGGAACACACCGAGAAGCTCGGATCGATCGCCGACCGGACGACCGTTCCGATCGCCACGGGCGAGCGGTTCTACTCTCGTTACGACTTCAAGCCGCTCCTCGTCGATGACGCGGTCTCGGTGCTGCAGCCCGACGTCTCTCACGTGGGCGGGATCACCGAACTCCGGAAGCTGATGACGATGGCCGAGGCGTTCGACGTGGCCGTGATCCCCCACTGTCCGCTGAGTCCCATCGCGTTCGCGGCGAACCTTCAGGCGGTGTTCACCTCGCACAACGCGGTCATGCAGGAACAGGATCTGAGCCTCCACGACCCGAGCGAGAGCACCGGACTGGCGTACCTCGAGGACCCCGACACCTTCACCTTCGAGGACGGCTACGTCGAGCGACCGACGGGGCCCGGGCTGGGGATCGATGTCGACGAGGAGTACGTGCGCGAACAGTCGAGGTTGGACGTCAACTGGTACAACCCCCTCTGGTACCACGACGACGGCCGGATCGCCGAGTGGTGA
- a CDS encoding DUF5796 family protein: MSAPHRNDIAPASVSVSLREEGVEVEYLDGRVTFYHGVPKVVEDTLTTPPGKETHVLVTDPTETEGVLLYVNDLKTHDDILEQTGVGRVILGEGDEEELFPGVTARRPGGQRTEIEADPEVAGGRVFAFVEDDWGEQSYEFAAGDDGADARDADGESTTDADRAGDAGSDGDE, from the coding sequence ATGAGCGCCCCCCACCGCAACGACATCGCGCCCGCGAGCGTCTCGGTCTCCCTCCGCGAGGAGGGCGTCGAGGTCGAGTACCTCGACGGCCGCGTCACCTTCTACCACGGCGTCCCGAAGGTCGTCGAGGACACCCTCACCACCCCGCCGGGCAAGGAGACCCACGTGCTCGTCACCGACCCCACCGAGACCGAGGGCGTGCTGCTGTACGTGAACGACCTGAAGACGCACGACGACATCCTCGAACAGACCGGCGTCGGCCGCGTCATCCTCGGCGAGGGCGACGAGGAGGAGCTGTTCCCGGGCGTCACCGCTCGGCGTCCGGGCGGCCAGCGCACCGAGATCGAGGCCGACCCCGAGGTCGCCGGCGGGCGCGTGTTCGCCTTCGTCGAGGACGACTGGGGCGAGCAGAGCTACGAGTTCGCCGCGGGCGACGACGGCGCCGACGCGCGCGACGCGGACGGCGAGTCGACGACGGACGCGGACCGCGCCGGCGACGCCGGAAGCGACGGGGACGAGTGA
- a CDS encoding DUF7508 domain-containing protein, which produces MSLRKPWRDLDRSAAAAAPDRFGVYELGDDDGEPVGYGVGVLRDEVKEALAYGDAAKVRWLIAESREHAERLADDRF; this is translated from the coding sequence ATGAGCCTCCGGAAACCGTGGCGGGATCTGGACCGATCGGCGGCCGCGGCCGCGCCGGACCGCTTCGGTGTCTACGAGCTGGGCGACGACGACGGGGAGCCGGTCGGGTACGGGGTCGGCGTCCTCCGCGACGAAGTGAAGGAGGCGCTGGCCTACGGCGACGCCGCGAAGGTGCGCTGGCTCATCGCGGAGTCGCGCGAGCACGCCGAGCGGCTCGCTGACGACCGGTTCTGA
- a CDS encoding DUF7128 family protein — protein MVTATERDDMTWYQCDACGLLFDDPDDAEQHEEHCDAEDPSYLQ, from the coding sequence ATGGTCACGGCAACGGAGCGTGACGACATGACCTGGTACCAGTGTGACGCCTGCGGCCTGCTGTTCGATGACCCCGACGACGCCGAACAGCACGAGGAACACTGCGACGCGGAGGACCCCTCGTACCTCCAGTAA
- a CDS encoding S1C family serine protease, which translates to MPTRRDVLAGLASAGAVGAAGCVQVGSSDAAPRATDTNGTTAADAGGAGAASSATETDVYRSTIESVVGILNYGPSGPQGSGSGFVAGDGYVVTNQHVVAGASEVKLRFQGNTWRDAEIVGTDAYSDLAVLRAEDRPESATPLSWVDTDPEPPVGTPVMAIGSPYGFSGSASTGIISGVDRVLSAPNNFTVADSVQTDAALNPGNSGGPLVTYDGNVAAVAARGGGDNLGFGVSAALSKRVVPELAENGEYDHPYMGVRLIEVSPAIAEAYDIDDVGGVLIVEVVEDGPAAGTLRGTDGSTAVDGVSVPTGGDVVVGIAGTDVEVQADLSNYLALEASPGESVEFTVLRDGSETTVSFELGERPDPGV; encoded by the coding sequence ATGCCAACACGACGCGACGTTCTGGCGGGGCTCGCGAGCGCGGGCGCCGTCGGCGCCGCCGGCTGCGTGCAGGTGGGCTCCTCCGACGCCGCGCCGCGGGCGACCGACACGAACGGGACGACCGCCGCCGACGCCGGCGGGGCGGGCGCCGCGTCGTCGGCGACCGAGACCGACGTGTACCGGTCGACCATCGAGTCGGTCGTCGGGATCCTCAACTACGGCCCGAGCGGCCCCCAGGGCAGCGGCTCCGGCTTCGTCGCGGGCGACGGCTACGTCGTCACGAACCAGCACGTCGTCGCCGGCGCGAGCGAGGTGAAGCTCCGCTTCCAGGGGAACACGTGGCGCGACGCCGAGATCGTCGGCACCGACGCCTACTCGGATCTCGCGGTGTTGCGCGCCGAGGACCGCCCCGAATCGGCGACGCCGCTGTCGTGGGTCGACACCGACCCCGAGCCGCCGGTCGGAACGCCCGTCATGGCGATCGGCTCGCCGTACGGCTTCAGCGGCTCCGCCTCCACCGGCATCATCTCCGGCGTCGACCGGGTGTTGTCCGCGCCGAACAACTTCACCGTCGCCGACTCGGTACAGACCGACGCCGCGCTCAACCCCGGCAACTCCGGCGGCCCGCTGGTCACCTACGACGGGAACGTCGCGGCGGTCGCCGCCCGCGGCGGCGGGGACAACCTCGGGTTCGGCGTCTCGGCCGCGCTGTCGAAGCGCGTCGTCCCCGAACTCGCGGAGAACGGGGAGTACGACCACCCCTACATGGGGGTGCGCCTGATCGAGGTGTCGCCCGCCATCGCCGAGGCGTACGACATCGACGACGTGGGCGGCGTGCTCATCGTCGAGGTCGTCGAGGACGGCCCCGCCGCCGGCACCCTTCGAGGGACGGACGGGTCGACCGCCGTCGACGGCGTCAGCGTGCCCACCGGCGGCGACGTGGTCGTCGGGATCGCCGGCACCGACGTGGAGGTACAGGCGGACCTCTCGAACTACCTCGCGTTGGAAGCCTCCCCCGGCGAGTCGGTGGAGTTCACCGTGCTTCGCGACGGGTCCGAGACGACCGTCTCGTTCGAACTCGGGGAGCGTCCCGACCCCGGCGTCTGA
- a CDS encoding acyl-CoA thioesterase — MTELLLPNDTNNLGRALGGAVLHWMDICGAIAAMRFSRRQCVTASMDHVDFIAPIDLGEVAVLEAYVFNTGRTSVDVKVDVRAENPRTGEERRTTTSFLTFVALDEEGSPTPVPDLDCPTPEETALREEATEERRTQLADVSERLG; from the coding sequence ATGACGGAGCTGCTGCTTCCCAACGACACGAACAACCTCGGGCGGGCGCTCGGCGGCGCCGTGCTGCACTGGATGGACATCTGCGGCGCCATCGCGGCGATGCGCTTCTCGCGGCGCCAGTGCGTGACGGCGTCGATGGACCACGTCGACTTCATCGCGCCCATCGATCTGGGCGAGGTCGCGGTGCTGGAGGCGTACGTGTTCAACACCGGCCGCACCAGCGTCGACGTGAAGGTCGACGTGCGCGCCGAGAACCCCCGAACGGGCGAGGAACGCCGGACGACCACCTCGTTTCTCACCTTCGTCGCGCTCGACGAGGAGGGCTCGCCGACGCCCGTCCCGGACCTCGACTGTCCGACGCCCGAGGAGACGGCGTTGCGCGAGGAGGCGACCGAGGAGCGGCGGACGCAGCTGGCCGACGTGAGCGAACGGCTCGGCTGA
- a CDS encoding bifunctional nuclease family protein: MDHEAEVAGIGVGAGPGGEEVPAVVLRARGEYLPIFVTPDQARSIRGALAGDQFDRPLTHDLLVEMVTEFGGAVDSVRIDDIVEGTFYGKLTAERYVDGEPDRFVFDARPSDAIAIAARLECPIRVSDEVVDAAGQPPESVDVDEDGDPDDDDDRPHGTDPDDRDPGRSESDADDDFRYR, from the coding sequence ATGGACCACGAGGCCGAGGTCGCCGGCATCGGCGTGGGGGCGGGGCCGGGCGGCGAGGAGGTGCCCGCGGTCGTGCTCCGGGCGCGCGGGGAGTACCTCCCGATCTTCGTGACCCCGGATCAGGCACGCTCCATCCGCGGCGCGCTCGCGGGCGACCAGTTCGACCGCCCGCTCACCCACGACCTGCTCGTCGAGATGGTGACGGAGTTCGGCGGCGCCGTCGACTCCGTCCGGATCGACGACATCGTCGAGGGAACCTTCTACGGCAAACTCACCGCCGAGCGCTACGTCGACGGCGAGCCGGACCGGTTCGTGTTCGACGCGCGTCCGAGCGACGCCATCGCCATCGCCGCGCGCCTGGAGTGCCCGATCCGCGTCAGCGACGAGGTGGTCGACGCCGCCGGCCAACCGCCGGAGTCGGTCGACGTCGACGAGGACGGCGACCCCGACGACGACGACGACCGACCGCACGGCACCGACCCCGACGACCGCGATCCGGGGCGCTCGGAGTCGGACGCGGACGACGACTTCCGCTACCGCTGA
- a CDS encoding TraB/GumN family protein, with translation MSRDPDAADIPASDAAGDRTSDAGGAPASAPQAADAPAPGGGPNPSNERGEGSVRVVGTAHVSEASVREVEETVAEERPDIVAVELDEGRYRQMKGETPDDLDPGDLLKGNTVFQFLAYWMLSYVQTRLGDRFDIEPGAELLAAVETAEDLGISVALVDRDIQTTIQRFWARLSLIEKLRMVGALAFGVTDPRVAGITLGLIVGVLLGPAIGLFGGAVGITDAVLTRVGVGALAGLVAGYLGYRTASLSLGGGVDADAPGDATILGVAAVVAVAVAGAVTVTGAGVDAVAGLLSGTIVRAVGSLGLGLLAGVGVGAVVAVAIGALGIAPDDDADDLDDFDPHELTDTDVVTAMMEEFREFSPGGAEALIDERDAYIAHQLVGLRNEGYDVVAVVGAGHREGIESYLAEPESLPPMEGLVGAAKSGGIPWGKIAAFGISAGFIAFFVLLAMAGVRNEQLLTLFAAWFLINGVFAAGLAKLAGARWRSAGVGGAVAWMTSVNPLLAPGWFTGYMELRHLTVNVADIGTLNELLSDESRPIRAIFSDMLDVPLFRLIVVVAATNVGSVIASLLFAAYVVPVFAGSLDASITDLMIRGARESARILWGAVA, from the coding sequence GTGAGCCGCGACCCCGACGCCGCGGACATCCCCGCCTCCGACGCGGCCGGCGACCGCACGTCCGACGCGGGCGGTGCCCCCGCGTCCGCCCCCCAGGCCGCCGACGCCCCCGCCCCCGGCGGCGGGCCGAACCCCTCCAACGAGCGCGGCGAGGGGAGCGTCCGCGTCGTCGGCACGGCTCACGTCTCGGAGGCGTCCGTCCGCGAGGTCGAGGAGACCGTCGCCGAGGAGCGCCCCGATATCGTCGCCGTCGAGCTGGACGAGGGCCGCTACCGCCAGATGAAGGGGGAAACGCCCGACGACCTCGACCCGGGCGACCTCCTCAAGGGGAACACCGTCTTCCAATTCCTCGCGTACTGGATGCTCTCGTACGTCCAGACGCGGCTGGGCGACCGCTTCGACATCGAACCCGGCGCCGAGCTGCTGGCGGCCGTCGAGACCGCCGAGGACTTAGGGATCTCCGTCGCGCTCGTCGACCGCGACATCCAGACGACGATCCAGCGCTTCTGGGCGCGGCTCTCGCTTATCGAGAAGTTGCGGATGGTCGGCGCGCTCGCGTTCGGCGTCACCGACCCCCGTGTCGCCGGGATCACCCTCGGGCTGATCGTCGGCGTCCTGCTCGGCCCGGCGATCGGGCTGTTCGGCGGGGCCGTCGGGATCACCGACGCCGTCCTCACGCGCGTCGGCGTCGGCGCGCTCGCCGGACTCGTCGCCGGCTACCTCGGCTACCGCACCGCGTCGCTGTCGCTTGGCGGCGGCGTCGACGCGGACGCCCCCGGCGACGCGACCATCCTCGGCGTCGCCGCGGTCGTCGCCGTCGCGGTCGCCGGGGCGGTGACGGTCACCGGCGCCGGCGTCGACGCGGTCGCCGGGCTGCTCTCGGGCACAATCGTGCGCGCGGTCGGGAGCCTCGGACTGGGCCTCCTCGCGGGCGTGGGCGTCGGCGCCGTCGTCGCCGTCGCCATCGGCGCGCTCGGGATCGCGCCCGACGACGACGCGGACGACCTCGACGACTTCGACCCCCACGAACTGACCGACACCGACGTTGTGACGGCGATGATGGAGGAGTTCCGGGAGTTCTCCCCGGGCGGCGCGGAGGCGCTCATCGACGAGCGCGACGCCTACATCGCCCACCAGCTCGTCGGCCTCCGCAACGAGGGGTACGACGTGGTCGCCGTCGTCGGCGCGGGCCACCGCGAGGGCATCGAGTCGTACCTCGCGGAGCCCGAGTCGCTCCCGCCGATGGAGGGGCTCGTCGGGGCGGCGAAGTCGGGCGGGATCCCGTGGGGGAAGATCGCCGCGTTCGGCATCTCCGCGGGGTTCATCGCCTTCTTCGTGCTGCTGGCGATGGCGGGCGTGCGCAACGAGCAGCTGCTCACGCTGTTTGCCGCGTGGTTCCTGATCAACGGCGTCTTCGCGGCCGGGCTGGCGAAGCTCGCGGGCGCGCGGTGGCGCTCGGCCGGCGTCGGCGGCGCCGTCGCGTGGATGACCTCGGTGAACCCGCTGCTTGCGCCGGGGTGGTTCACGGGCTACATGGAGCTTCGCCACCTCACGGTGAACGTGGCGGACATCGGCACGCTGAACGAGCTGCTGTCGGACGAGTCGCGGCCGATCCGTGCCATCTTCTCCGACATGCTCGACGTGCCGCTGTTCCGGCTGATCGTCGTCGTCGCGGCGACGAACGTCGGGAGCGTCATCGCGTCGCTGCTGTTCGCCGCGTACGTCGTCCCCGTGTTCGCCGGGTCGCTCGACGCGAGCATCACCGACCTCATGATCCGGGGCGCACGCGAGTCCGCGCGGATCCTCTGGGGGGCCGTCGCGTGA
- a CDS encoding metalloprotease, with amino-acid sequence MVAGLSFSGRELRDLLLAWIALSVAFAVFFAGGGTVVIDTLASGALGSLGGLFVVSLVTAGVAFLLHELGHKVTAVRYGQRAAFRADYGMLFLAVVAATAGFLFAAPGAVHHVGRITERQNGLIALAGPVVNLVLAVVFAPLLVIGFAGFSGLALTVGTYGVAVNLLLAAFNLIPFGPLDGATVRAWSTPVWLATFVPSATLAVGFALFVLF; translated from the coding sequence GTGGTCGCGGGACTGTCCTTCTCCGGTCGCGAGCTTCGCGACCTCCTGCTCGCGTGGATCGCGCTGTCGGTCGCGTTCGCGGTGTTCTTCGCCGGCGGCGGCACCGTCGTGATCGACACGCTCGCTTCAGGCGCGCTCGGCTCGCTGGGCGGCCTGTTCGTGGTGAGCCTCGTCACCGCCGGCGTCGCGTTCCTGCTGCACGAACTGGGACACAAGGTCACGGCGGTGCGGTACGGCCAGCGCGCCGCCTTCCGCGCGGACTACGGGATGCTGTTCCTCGCGGTCGTCGCCGCGACCGCGGGCTTCCTGTTCGCCGCGCCGGGCGCGGTCCACCACGTCGGCCGGATCACCGAGCGCCAGAACGGGCTCATCGCGCTGGCCGGCCCGGTCGTCAACCTCGTGCTCGCGGTCGTGTTCGCGCCGCTGCTGGTGATCGGATTCGCGGGGTTCTCCGGACTCGCGTTGACGGTCGGGACCTACGGCGTCGCCGTGAACCTCCTGCTCGCGGCGTTCAACCTCATCCCGTTCGGCCCGCTCGACGGCGCGACCGTCCGGGCGTGGTCGACGCCGGTGTGGCTCGCGACGTTCGTTCCCAGCGCCACCCTCGCTGTCGGGTTCGCGCTGTTCGTGCTGTTCTGA
- a CDS encoding NAD-dependent succinate-semialdehyde dehydrogenase: MESVNPETGDVIATYDGHDGAAVESALSDAAERFESWAARPIQERCRLLERTADLLRERTDEYAELMTREMGKPVDQARAEVEKCAWVCDYYAERAPEQLADETIGTEADARTLVSYEPLGPVLAVMPWNFPLWQVFRFAAPNLAAGNVGLLKHASNVPGCALAIEEVLHDAGVPEGAFTTLLIGSDRVDDVIADDRVRAVTLTGSEPAGRAVAETAGRELKKTVLELGGSDPFVVLDDAPIAETAEKAAYARTQNNGQSCIAAKRFIVHTDAYDEFVGAFAAELDALTVGDPTDEDTDVGPQAREDLMRELHDQVERTVEAGATLSVGGEPLDRDGPYYPPTLLTDVPVDSPAATEETFGPVAAVFEVADEAEALALANDTSFGLGASVWTDDPDRGERFVRRFDAGCCFVNEYVKSDPRVPFGGVKNSGYGRELSRHGIREFVNRKTIWVQHGFGDDGDGAGTDRGDGS, encoded by the coding sequence ATGGAGAGTGTCAACCCCGAGACGGGAGACGTGATCGCGACGTACGACGGCCACGACGGGGCGGCGGTCGAGTCGGCGCTCTCGGACGCCGCCGAACGGTTCGAGTCGTGGGCCGCGCGGCCGATCCAGGAACGGTGTCGGCTGCTCGAACGCACGGCGGACCTCCTCCGCGAACGGACCGACGAGTACGCCGAGTTGATGACCCGCGAGATGGGCAAGCCGGTCGACCAAGCCCGCGCGGAGGTCGAGAAGTGCGCGTGGGTGTGCGACTACTACGCCGAGCGCGCCCCCGAGCAGCTCGCGGACGAGACGATCGGCACCGAGGCGGACGCCCGGACGCTGGTGAGCTACGAGCCGCTCGGGCCGGTACTGGCGGTGATGCCGTGGAACTTCCCGCTGTGGCAGGTGTTCCGCTTCGCCGCGCCGAACCTCGCGGCCGGCAACGTCGGCCTGCTGAAACACGCCTCGAACGTCCCCGGCTGCGCGCTGGCGATCGAGGAGGTGCTGCACGACGCGGGCGTCCCCGAGGGCGCGTTCACCACCCTGCTGATCGGCTCGGACCGCGTCGACGACGTGATCGCCGACGACCGCGTCCGCGCGGTCACCCTCACCGGGAGCGAGCCCGCGGGCCGGGCGGTCGCCGAGACGGCGGGCCGGGAGCTGAAGAAGACGGTGCTGGAGCTCGGCGGGTCGGACCCGTTCGTCGTCCTCGACGACGCGCCGATAGCCGAAACCGCCGAGAAGGCGGCGTACGCGCGCACCCAGAACAACGGCCAGTCGTGCATCGCTGCCAAGCGGTTCATCGTCCACACGGACGCCTACGACGAGTTCGTCGGCGCGTTCGCGGCGGAGCTTGACGCGCTGACCGTCGGCGACCCGACGGACGAGGACACCGACGTGGGGCCGCAGGCGCGCGAAGACCTCATGCGCGAGCTCCACGACCAGGTCGAGCGAACCGTCGAGGCGGGGGCGACGCTGTCGGTCGGGGGCGAGCCGCTCGACCGCGACGGACCGTACTACCCGCCGACGCTGCTCACCGACGTGCCCGTGGACAGCCCCGCCGCCACCGAGGAGACGTTCGGCCCGGTCGCGGCCGTGTTCGAGGTCGCCGACGAGGCCGAGGCGCTCGCGCTCGCGAACGACACGAGCTTCGGGCTCGGCGCGAGCGTCTGGACGGACGACCCCGACCGGGGCGAGCGGTTCGTCCGTCGCTTCGACGCCGGCTGCTGTTTCGTCAACGAGTACGTGAAGTCCGACCCCCGGGTGCCCTTCGGCGGCGTGAAGAACTCGGGGTACGGGCGCGAGCTGTCGCGTCACGGCATCCGCGAGTTCGTGAACCGCAAGACGATCTGGGTCCAACACGGATTCGGTGACGACGGCGACGGGGCGGGGACCGACCGCGGGGACGGGTCGTGA